TGCCCTGAAGGATTCTGGTTATGAAACCATTATGGTGAACTGCAATCCTGAAACCGTTTCCACGGATTATGACACCTCGGATAAGCTCTATTTTGAACCTCTGACCGTGGAAGATGTTCTGGCCATATATGAGAAGGAAAAATGTGAAGGGGTTGTGGTGCAGTTTGGCGGCCAGACGCCCCTGAACATCGCAAAGGAGCTTGAGGCTGCAGGTGTTCCCATCATGGGCACCAGTCCTGCAACCATAGATATGGCCGAAGACAGGGCTCTGTTCAATGCGATGATGGAACGCCTTGGCATTCCCCAGCCCGAATCCGGTATGGCGGCCACGGAAGAAGAAGCCATAGCCATTGCTTCCCGCATAGGTTATCCCCTTATGGTACGGCCTTCGTATGTGCTGGGTGGCAGGGCCATGGAGGTTGTGCATGATGAAGAAAGTCTGAAAAACTACCTTTCAAGGGCAGTAATTGTTACGCCGGACCGTCCCATTCTCATCGACTGTTTTCTCCAGAATGCCACGGAAGCAGAAGCCGATGCCATCTGTGACGGACAGGATGCCTTTGTGCCTGCGGTTATGGAACATATTGAAATGGCAGGGGTACATTCCGGGGATTCAGCCTGCGTGATTCCACCCGTCACCATTTTGCCCCGGCATGTTGAAACCATAGAGGAATATACCCGCAAAATTGCTGTGGAAATGGGTGTTAAAGGCCTGATGAACATACAGTACGCCATTTCAGATGATAAGGTGTACATTCTGGAAGCCAATCCCAGAGCCAGCCGCACCGTTCCTCTGGTTTCCAAGGTCTGTGCCATTCCCATGGCCCGTATGGCCGTGCGCATCATGCTGGGGGAAAAACTTGTGGATCTTGGATTGAAGCGGCCACAGTTCTCTCATTTTGGTGTGAAGGAAGCGGTTTTCCCCTTCCCGATGTTTCCTGAGGTGGATCCTGTGCTGGGACCGGAAATGCGCTCCACCGGAGAAGTTCTGGGGATGGCCCATTCTCCAGGGCTTGCTTTTTTCAAAGCTGCCGAAGCAACGGGTTCCCTTTTACCTCTGGAAGGAACTGTTCTGATTACTGTGGCAGATCCGGATAAGGAAGAAGCTCTGGTGGCGGCAAGGCTTTTCCATGAAATGGGTTTCAGAATCCTTGCCACGGGCGGTACCCATACTTTCCTGGAAAAAAATGGTGTGCCTGCTGAAAATGTGAAAAAGCTCAGGGAGGGCCGACCCAATATCGGAGATGCGGTCAAAAACAATGAGGTAAACCTGCTTCTGAACACGCCTTCGGGCAAGCACAGTATTACGGATGATTCCTATATCCGTAAGGCTGCCATACGTTTTGGCGTACCCTATATCACTACCCCTGCGGCAGCCATTGCTGCGGCAAAAGGTATTGCAGCGCGGAGAAAAGGTAAGGAAGCTGTACAGAGTCTGCAGGAATTCCATGCGGAAATGAGCTGACAACAGTCAGTCCAGAAAACAGTTAAAACATATTTAAAGCCCCGGAGAGCAGAGAAAATCAGTTCTCCGGGGCTTTAAATTATTCTGTTTCAAAGTAGCGCATGGAAGTCTTTTTCAGTTCCCGTATACTGAAAAGCATGGAATAATCCCCTATACCTGCTTTTTCAGCCATTTGTTTTACAATATCCCTACAGGAATCCTGACTTCTGGCATGGACCATGGTGTAGAGATTGTAGGGCCAGCCGGGCTTGGGATCCCGGCGGTAACAGTGGGAAACCGCCTCAAAAGTGGCCATGGTTTCACCTATTTCCTGAATCTTTTCTTCAGGAGCTTTCCATGCCACCATGGCATTTGCAGAAAAACCGGATTTCTGATGACGCAGGGTAGCACCATAGCGGCGTATCAGCTTTTTTTCATCCAGACTTTTCAAAAGTCCAAGAAAAGTTTCTTCTTCCATGCCAAGGCCTTCGGCCAGAATTTCATAGGGATTCGCTTCCAGGGGAATATCTCCCTGAATGGCAGAGATGACCTTTTTCTCATTTTCTGTCAGCATAAAAACTCCACCTGAAAATTTTCCCGCCTAAGGTTTTTTTTCATTGTCTTCACCATCCGGTTCTGTCCTGAAGGGTTGCCCCAGCATATAGCTTTGGGCGGAGAAGCCAAAGCGTACGGAAGGATAAAGGGTAAAAAAATTCAGCCAGCCCATCTGGGGCATCATTTCTCCAAGATAATAGTGGCTTTCGCACATGCGAATATCATTCCGCCAGCTTTCCAGTTCTTCCGGAGTGTTCATTCCCCACCGAAAACGGGCCCCAGTAAGCATCAGGGTGGGGTTAAAGGCGCTCATCATCATCTGATAAGGACTTACGGCATCGAAAATTAAAAAGGAAGAAGAAAAATTCTCCATAATGTTCTGTATGAAATTCCGGATACACGGTTCTTCAAGGTACATGAGGACACCTTCGGCAATGATCAGGAGGGGGCGGTTTTCGCAAGGGATGTTCTTATGCCAGTCCGGATCTTTAAGGGAGGCCTCCACCATATGATATCTCTCGTCTTCCCCAATAAATAAGCGCCGGATTTTCATCACTTCCGGCAGATCCAGTTCATACCAGTCCATACGGCCTGTGTCCATGCGGAAGAAACGGGTATCAAGGCCTGCTCCTACATTGACAACAACGGCATCGGGGTGGGTTGCCAGAAAACGTTCCACCATCCCGTCCACGGTAGCCACACGCATCAGCGTTGCCGTTTTCATTAGGGTATGCTTTTTCAGTATGTTAAAATCATAGGGTATTTTTTTAATAAGTTCTTTTGCCATGGGATCATGGACAATGGGAGATGGGGCATCACATTCTTCCGCCCGGAAATAAAGGGGCAGAAGCAGGGTTCTGGAAATGGCATCAAGGCAGGAAAACATGGCACCCCCTGATTAAATGGCGGGTATGGAACAAAAAGGATGGGGTTTTCACATAACGCTGTAAAGATTCCCTGAATAAACAGATTTTAAATAAGGGAACGGAGTAGGCATGCTGTTACCGCATCAGAAATGAACCGGATCACTTCCATAAAAGAATAAACTAAATTCTAACAGAAAGTCCGGAGAAAGTCTTCCCTTAAAAAAACAGGCTTATCTGTCCTATCAGTGCAATGCACAAACCTTGCATTGCTACCCACCCATAAATCATGCTATAAGCAGTAACATTTCTATGCAGTTCCATCCTGATAAAGCCCGCCCACCTTTGTTACCTCAGCAAGGAGGATGTATGAAAGCCCAGAAAAAACCCATTATCCGAAAAACGGAACCTGCCAAGGAAATTCCTGTCGTACAGGAAAATGAAAGTGCTGAAGAAAATTCTATACTGGAGGCTGCCCATATCATAGACAGAAATTTCCGTAAAGATATGGTCCGATTTACAGGTCCCATGGATGTTCCGGCTTTCAGCCGGGCCTATTTTGACGCCATAGTCCACCTGGCATGGAGTCCTGGCACCCAGTTTCGCATGATGCTGGAAAGAATGGAATTTTTTACGGATCTTTTTGCTATAAAATCAGGAATGTCTCCACCTGTCTTAGATCGTCGTTTTCGGGATCCCCAGTGGAATGACTGGCCCTTTTCCATGTATAAAGATCTTTTTATACGTTTTGAAAAACATATGGAAAGCCGTTTTAAGGATATCAGGGGCGTATCCGAACATTCAAACCTGTTGATACAGTTTCTGACCCATCAGATCACCGCCATGATGAATCCCCTGAACTTTCCCGTCACCAACCCGGAAGTTATCCGTACCACTTTGGAGCAGGGAGGGCAGAATATTGTCAAGGGCATGCAGAATCTCATTGATACCCTGACCACCCACGGGGGAGAGCTGGTGGTCCGCCATAGCCGGGATGATTATCACGAGGTGGGCAAAACCCTTGCTACCACACCGGGAAAGGTGGTTTTCCGTAATCGTTTAATTGAACTGATTCAGTATGCACCGGTAACGGACAAGGTCTGCGGAACTCCCATTCTTCTGGTTCCTGCCTGGATCAACAAGTATTATATTCTGGACTTAAGCCCCCACAACAGTATGGTGCGTTATCTCACGGAGCAGGGCTTTACCGTCTTTATCATCAGCTGGAAAAACGTGGACGGCAGTTTCAGGGATGATGGCATTGACACCTATGTTAAAAACGGACTCGTGGAAGCCATTGCGGAAATCCGTCAGATTACGGGCAGCGACGGGGTACACCTGACGGGCTACTGCATGGGTGCCATTCTCTGCTCCATTGCGGCAGCCTTCCTGAGGAGCCAGGAAGATACCTCAGTAAAAACCCTCTCCTGCTTTGCCTCCCAGCTGGATTTCAGCGATGCAGGGGATCTTAGAAGCTTCATAGATGAAAGCCAGATAACCTTCCTCAAGGACCTCATGGAAGAGAAAGGTTACCTTGCCAAATCCAACATGATGCAGACCTATAGCCTGCTGAGGCCCAGAGATCTTTACTGGAATTTCCTCATTGATGAATTTTTCCTTGGCAAAGATCCCTTTAATCTGGATTTTCTGTTCTGGAACGATGACGGCACCCGCATGCCCATGCGCCTTCATATTGATATCCTTGAGAGGCTTTATCTGGAAGATCAGCTCACGGAAGGCAAATTCCGCATGGATGACGGCCGGAGCATTGACCTGAGAAATATAGACATGGATCTCTACTCCGTGGGAACCCTGAAGGACCACATCGCACCCTGGAAATCCGTGTACAGAATTCCCCACTTTGTAAGTTCACCCATTAAATTTGTGCTTGCATCCAGTGGTCATATCGCAGGAATTATTGTTCCGCCCGGTTCCAAGGGGCATTACCACACCGATGGTCTTCTCGGTCACGGTCCGGAGCACTGGCTGGCAACGGCCCACATGCACGAAGGCAGCTGGTGGCCTGACTGGGCTGCATGGATGAAGGAACGCAGTCAGCCGGAAACCAATAAACTTCCCTGGCCGCCTGCCAAGGGAAGGGATCTGGGAGCCGCTCCCGGAACCTATGTTACGGAAAAGTAAGAGGTCAGCATGTCTGATTCCTGTATAGGGCAGCCGGGCTGTTTTTAGGTGCTTCTGTAATAGCTTTGAACAGTACCCTGCGGCATCTTATCGTAGATTAATTTGCACTTACTCACTTAGAAAAAATCTTAAGGTTCCGGTGCTGGCTTATTATGCATCGGAACCTTTTTGATTTCTGATTATCAGGAAAGACATACTCCGGATCAAAAAAAAATTGCAGGAAGGGTTTTGCTTTTGCGGGTACCCGTAAAGGCTTTTTCGTTAACAGAGACCCGTATGTGCTATTTGCAGCACAAATAGTACTCTGGATGCTTACTTTCCGGAATCAGAAGAAACTTTTCTGTTCAGTTCCATAAGCAGCTCCTTTACTTCTGCAAGTTCTTTTTTCAGGGCGTCCGCTTCCAGCTGCCGGACGCATTCCTGCGCTTCTGCCTGGGATTCCTGCATGTTATTCACAATTACCCCGATAAAAAGATTGATGACAATGAAGGTTCCCATGAGAATAAAGGATACAAAGTAAAGCCATGCCCATGGGCTTTCCCCAAGCAGGGGTCGCATCACGCCGCTGGCCCAGGATTCCAGGGTGACCACCTGAAAAAGGGTAAGCAGGGTCACATGCATGGAGCCGAAGTATTCAGGGCTGATGCTGCCAAAAAAAATCGTTCCCATTACGGAAAACACATAAAAAAGCAGTCCCAGCAGAAAGGCAATGTTCCCCATGGCCGGAATGGTGGCAAGAAGAGCACCTATCATGCGCTGAAGGGAGGGAATTATGGATATGGTGCGCAGTACCCTTAGAATACGCAGAATACGCAGCACAGACACAAAATGGCCTCCGGCAAGGGCAAGGCTGCTGGCCACAATGAAAAAATCAAAGAGATTCCAGCCATCCTTAAAAAATCCCAAGCAGGGCCGCGAGCCTGCAATACGGATGATGATTTCTATGGTGAAGATAATAATGAATATCTTTTCAATGAGATAAAAGCCATTCTGAAAAGAAAGGTAGAGGGATGGATAGGTTTCAACGCCGATGACAATGGCATTGAGAATGATCATGGCTATGATAAAATTTTTGAAACGGGAATTTTCAGCAATGGTATTACACAAGCCTGTGACACCAGATTTTTTTTGATTTTCTTTATAAAACATCAATAAATCCCCTTTATTTATAAAATGAAGCTTTCCGGCTTCTGGCCGAATACCTGTGTTTACTTGAGAAGTATTTTTCATACAACGGATTTTTTAAGAATGATTCCTTGCTATTTTTAGTAGAAGACAAAGCTTCATTATGATAATTTAAAAAGTTTTATTTTGGCCTTGCTTTGTCTGGAGCAGGGCATTTACTCATAATAACAACTATAAAGGGCTTTATTTTGTCTTGTTCAGAATCGGATGGTACGGAAGAGCGTCGCTTGGGTGATCCTGTTGTTCTAGTTTTAAGTGCTGGTTTTATTGTTCTTTTTGTTATTGCTTCTTTTATAAATATGGAGGGTGTTGCCGGTATAATCGGTAGCGGCTTTGCATGGACAGCAAGGGTGCTGGGTTCCTACTTTCAACTTCTTTTACTGTTTACTTTTTTTATTGCCATGGGCCTGGCCATTTCACCGGCCTCCAGTGCCCGAATAGGTGATTTGGATACGCCTGAAATCAGTACATTCAAGTGGCTCTCCATGATTATGGCAACACTTCTGGCGGGCGGAGGTGTTTTTTTTGCTGCGGGTGAGCCTGTATACCATTTCGTTGTCAGCCCTCCGGCTTTTGACACAGCAGCCGGTACGGCTGAGGCTGTATCCGGTGCACTGGCACAATCATTCATGCACTGGGGCTTTCTCGCCTGGGCCGTATTGGGCACACTTAGCTCCGTAGTACTTGCCCATGCCCACTATGATAAAGGCCAGCCCTTACAGCCGAGAACTCTTTTGTATCCTGTCATGGGCGAACGCATTATGAAAGGCTGGTTTGGCGGAGTCGTGGATGCCTGCTGTGTCATTGCTGTTGTCGCCGGAACCGTAGGCCCCATAGGCTTCCTTGCAACACAGGTAAGCTATGGACTGCATGTACTTTTCGGACTTCCCGACGGCTTTTCAACACAGATCGGAATTCTGTTTTTTCTGGCCTGCATTTATGTCACCTCCGCCATTACAGGAGTACATAAAGGGATACAGATACTTAGCCGATTTAATGTTTTCCTTGCATTAGGTATTGCTGCTGCAATTTTCATTTTCGGCCCTACCCTTTTCCTGACCAATGCCCTCACTCAGGGACTTGGTGAATACATCAGTTCCTTTTTTGCCATGGCTACCATGACTGCGGAAACGGCTCCAGCCTGGTGGATGCAGTGGTGGACGGTTTTCTTTTTTGCCTGGTTCATTGGATATGGTCCCCTTATGGCAATTTTTGTGGCACGCATTTCCCGTGGCAGAACCATCCGTGAAATGTTTGTGGCCGTGGCTGTAATGGCTCCCATTGCCACAACAGTATGGTTTACCCTCTTGGGCGGATCAGGTATTTATTATCAGCTTATCGGTGTCATTGATTTGACGGAAGCCTTAAACAATTTTCAGTTTCATGTGGCAACCCTGACAGTGGCACAGGCACTTCCCGGAGGCACCTTTATGGCCCTCGCCATTCTTGTGCTGACTACAATCTTTGTGGCGACCACAGGGGACTCCATGAGCTATGCCATCTCTGTTGTAGGAGCAGGCCATGACCAACCTAATAAATTTGTTCGCGCTTTCTGGGGTATTGCCATGGCTCTGATGGCAGGACTTCTTCTTTTTATGGGCGCAGGACAGATAAGCGCTCTGCAACAGTTTATTGTAATCACCGCAATTCCAGTTTCTCTTGTACTGCTGCCTTCACTATGGACCGGACCCAAGGCGGTTTATGCCATGGCAAAGGAGCAGGGAGTGACCTTTGTTAAACGAAGAATGATAGATGATAATTTTCCTTCTCCACAAGGAGAAGATACTCTGGAAATAGAAAACCGTACCTGAAATTACGTTCTGTCAGCAGGGTGTGTCCGATCATATGAACGGCCTGCATTGCCTGCTTTGCTTCCCTGTCGGCCTTGACTGAAAAAGGCTGACAGGATAATCGTTTGTGAAAGTAGATCAATGAAATGGATAGCCCTTAAAATCATTTTTGAAGGTGAAAACCCGGCCATGATGGAAGATCTTCTGGCAGCGGTTTTTGCAAACCATGGCATAAACGGCGTCAGCATTGACCAGCCGGATCTGGAACCCGAAGAAGGCTGGGGGGAAGATGCCCTGCCAAAGCCTGAATTTCCCGCGGTAACCGGCTATATTCCCAAAAACGAGGAAGCCAGAGAGCGCATGGAAGCCATTGTGAAAGAAGCCTCTGAGCTGGCCCTTGCCCTTAACTTCAGCCTCCGCAGTCAGAGTGTTGAAATTGACGAGGAAGACTGGGCCGAAAGCTGGAAGGCTTTTTTCTGGCCGGAAAAAATCGGTAAACGCATTGTGGTGAAACCCACCTGGCGCAGTTATGACCCCAAAGGAGATGACATTGTGCTGGAAATTGATCCCGGCATGGCCTTTGGAACAGGAACCCACCCCACAACTTCCCTCTGCATACAAAAAATTGAGGCCATGATCCGTCCCGGTGATGCGGTGCTGGATGTGGGCACCGGCTCCGGCATTCTTCTCATGGCCGCAGGAACCCTTGGAGCAGGAAGGCTTGTGGGAGTAGATAACGATTCTGTTGCCATTGAGGTGGCTGCGGCCAATCTTTCCCTCAATGGTTTCGGGCCGGAAAAACGGGATCTTTTTGTGGGAAATCTTGCGGAACAGGCCGAAGGCCCCTTTGATCTGGTGGTGGCCAATATCCTTGCGGAAGTGGTGGTGATTTTAATTCCCGATATTGGCAGGGTTCTGCGGCCCGGTGGCAGGGTCATCCTCTCCGGTATCATTGAAGAAAAAGTTCCCATGGTACTGGATGCATTGAGAATCAATGGTTTTTCTGCTCTGGAAAGCGAGCTGGACAGGGGCTGGGCCGTATGTGTGGCCTCACTGAACTCCCCTGCCTGATCATGGCAGAGGTGCCCGCCCCTGTTTTTTCAG
The sequence above is a segment of the Desulfobotulus mexicanus genome. Coding sequences within it:
- a CDS encoding Lrp/AsnC family transcriptional regulator, with protein sequence MLTENEKKVISAIQGDIPLEANPYEILAEGLGMEEETFLGLLKSLDEKKLIRRYGATLRHQKSGFSANAMVAWKAPEEKIQEIGETMATFEAVSHCYRRDPKPGWPYNLYTMVHARSQDSCRDIVKQMAEKAGIGDYSMLFSIRELKKTSMRYFETE
- a CDS encoding ion transporter — translated: MFYKENQKKSGVTGLCNTIAENSRFKNFIIAMIILNAIVIGVETYPSLYLSFQNGFYLIEKIFIIIFTIEIIIRIAGSRPCLGFFKDGWNLFDFFIVASSLALAGGHFVSVLRILRILRVLRTISIIPSLQRMIGALLATIPAMGNIAFLLGLLFYVFSVMGTIFFGSISPEYFGSMHVTLLTLFQVVTLESWASGVMRPLLGESPWAWLYFVSFILMGTFIVINLFIGVIVNNMQESQAEAQECVRQLEADALKKELAEVKELLMELNRKVSSDSGK
- a CDS encoding PHA/PHB synthase family protein, which gives rise to MKAQKKPIIRKTEPAKEIPVVQENESAEENSILEAAHIIDRNFRKDMVRFTGPMDVPAFSRAYFDAIVHLAWSPGTQFRMMLERMEFFTDLFAIKSGMSPPVLDRRFRDPQWNDWPFSMYKDLFIRFEKHMESRFKDIRGVSEHSNLLIQFLTHQITAMMNPLNFPVTNPEVIRTTLEQGGQNIVKGMQNLIDTLTTHGGELVVRHSRDDYHEVGKTLATTPGKVVFRNRLIELIQYAPVTDKVCGTPILLVPAWINKYYILDLSPHNSMVRYLTEQGFTVFIISWKNVDGSFRDDGIDTYVKNGLVEAIAEIRQITGSDGVHLTGYCMGAILCSIAAAFLRSQEDTSVKTLSCFASQLDFSDAGDLRSFIDESQITFLKDLMEEKGYLAKSNMMQTYSLLRPRDLYWNFLIDEFFLGKDPFNLDFLFWNDDGTRMPMRLHIDILERLYLEDQLTEGKFRMDDGRSIDLRNIDMDLYSVGTLKDHIAPWKSVYRIPHFVSSPIKFVLASSGHIAGIIVPPGSKGHYHTDGLLGHGPEHWLATAHMHEGSWWPDWAAWMKERSQPETNKLPWPPAKGRDLGAAPGTYVTEK
- the prmA gene encoding 50S ribosomal protein L11 methyltransferase; amino-acid sequence: MKWIALKIIFEGENPAMMEDLLAAVFANHGINGVSIDQPDLEPEEGWGEDALPKPEFPAVTGYIPKNEEARERMEAIVKEASELALALNFSLRSQSVEIDEEDWAESWKAFFWPEKIGKRIVVKPTWRSYDPKGDDIVLEIDPGMAFGTGTHPTTSLCIQKIEAMIRPGDAVLDVGTGSGILLMAAGTLGAGRLVGVDNDSVAIEVAAANLSLNGFGPEKRDLFVGNLAEQAEGPFDLVVANILAEVVVILIPDIGRVLRPGGRVILSGIIEEKVPMVLDALRINGFSALESELDRGWAVCVASLNSPA
- a CDS encoding BCCT family transporter encodes the protein MSCSESDGTEERRLGDPVVLVLSAGFIVLFVIASFINMEGVAGIIGSGFAWTARVLGSYFQLLLLFTFFIAMGLAISPASSARIGDLDTPEISTFKWLSMIMATLLAGGGVFFAAGEPVYHFVVSPPAFDTAAGTAEAVSGALAQSFMHWGFLAWAVLGTLSSVVLAHAHYDKGQPLQPRTLLYPVMGERIMKGWFGGVVDACCVIAVVAGTVGPIGFLATQVSYGLHVLFGLPDGFSTQIGILFFLACIYVTSAITGVHKGIQILSRFNVFLALGIAAAIFIFGPTLFLTNALTQGLGEYISSFFAMATMTAETAPAWWMQWWTVFFFAWFIGYGPLMAIFVARISRGRTIREMFVAVAVMAPIATTVWFTLLGGSGIYYQLIGVIDLTEALNNFQFHVATLTVAQALPGGTFMALAILVLTTIFVATTGDSMSYAISVVGAGHDQPNKFVRAFWGIAMALMAGLLLFMGAGQISALQQFIVITAIPVSLVLLPSLWTGPKAVYAMAKEQGVTFVKRRMIDDNFPSPQGEDTLEIENRT
- a CDS encoding class I SAM-dependent methyltransferase, which codes for MFSCLDAISRTLLLPLYFRAEECDAPSPIVHDPMAKELIKKIPYDFNILKKHTLMKTATLMRVATVDGMVERFLATHPDAVVVNVGAGLDTRFFRMDTGRMDWYELDLPEVMKIRRLFIGEDERYHMVEASLKDPDWHKNIPCENRPLLIIAEGVLMYLEEPCIRNFIQNIMENFSSSFLIFDAVSPYQMMMSAFNPTLMLTGARFRWGMNTPEELESWRNDIRMCESHYYLGEMMPQMGWLNFFTLYPSVRFGFSAQSYMLGQPFRTEPDGEDNEKKP